The Hevea brasiliensis isolate MT/VB/25A 57/8 chromosome 9, ASM3005281v1, whole genome shotgun sequence nucleotide sequence AGTTAACTTGATCTTATTATATACGTAACAAGTTGAGTTCAACCCTACAAAAAATATAACGAGTCGTCGCTTCGTTTATACCCCTAAACCCTTCTGCTTTATTATTCTTGATTCCGCATCGAGCTCTGGAGGATAGTGAAATTATGAACTATACCATTCCAAAAGATTCTGTCGTGCTGGTGAATGTTTGGGTAGTTGAACGTGAATAACGAGATCCCTCCACTTGGAAGGATCCCTTGTTATTTCAACCTGAAATTAAGGATTCTTGACTCGAAAAGTTGGGACATAAAGAGTAATGATTTTGAGTTTCTACCTTCTGGTTCAGGAAGGAAGACTTGCCCAGGACTATCCATGGCAACAAGTGCATTTCCTTTGATTTTGGTATCTTCTATAGATTGCTTGGTTGGTCTCTGCCAAATGGGGAGGATCTCTAATAATAAATTAGGCATAATATTGCGGGAGCAGATTGAACTTCTTGTTCCCAAAAGAAAACGATAAATTGAACATTGCAACTGATACCGCAATTCGAATTATTGTTGCCTATTTGACAATATTTCTTCCAGCAACAACTTAGCAACCAAATACCCAGCAACAGACCATGTCTGCAGCTTCCGAGACTGTTTCCCAATATAGCTGCCGTCGTCCTTTCCGTCCTAGTGTTCTGCCCAGCAGTTCTTAGAAAGTCTATTTTCAGCTAGTTCAAGAGCCCTTCTTACACTCAGAGGCCTTCCAGTTATGATACAAGCACCCACAAGCAATCACAGAAGAACTGCAAGTATTGAGAACATCCATTACAAATAATCAGTTATCGTGTGTATTCAAATTAAGCACTAAAATTACCGAGTTTTGACTCAATGGCAATGGAATCATTCTAAAGTTAATTTGGTCTATGGCTTAAAGACGTGTATACCTGTCCACGAACCACCATTATGATAGCTTCATCTTGTGTTTTTGGGATCACAGGCAGTTACTATCCTCTACTTATGAGAGTACTCCATATATAGCTGGATTTGAAACCTTCAGAGGCATCTCACCAGCAAGATCTTGCCATTTCTCTATCCAGGCTATAAACATGAATTCTATTTGATTTGTATAGAATTATcgaattaaaattcaaattttcaattggattttttaaagaaaatcagttgaattcattttattttttaagaaatttgatttattaaatttatttttttatagtaacaaaattataaaaataattataaaatttagatatactttttttaactaatttaaaattaacataataatttaactaaaagggtaaaaaaaacaaaaatattattttaattaatataaaaaaaaataggtAATTAAAAAGTTTGACAAATGCGCCGAACCCGAGAGAACAGGCGAAACTCAGTTGTGCTAGAAGCCACTCAAACAAGGGTTCCTTTCCTTCGTCTTTGTAGTTCTAGCTCACTTGTTATCCCCTCTAATGATATCCGGTGAACTGGATCTCCCCTGGTGGCGGTAGCTCTAGTGTTCTACGGCGGAGTCGACAACGGATAAGGTACTCACCTTCCTCTTCATCTGTGAGATTAATCTGTTATATAGAGCCCCAACGAGTGCATAATATTAGAATTTGCCATGCCAAGGCAGGTAGCCCAATACTTCCTTAATTTTCGCTGCTGAATATAAATTTAATGCTATGATGAAGTTTTCTTGGTCTGAATATGCTTTATCTGTGCAAAATTTGTATTCGTTTGGTCATGGTATTATGCTTTCTACTAGTTCCTTTATTTTCTCCGTTTTTGTTGGTTTGTTTTGCTTCAAAGGCTAAAGCTAACGCGTAAAAGGGAAATGAACTCTCTGTATCAGCAATTCCTATACGCCAAGTGAATTCTCCTATAAAAGTTTTtatcttttctctttttctgattAACGTACtgggtttattttcttttctttttttctctaatTCAGTTGTGTGGCAATGTttcttaatgatattatgtgttaACTGTTAAAAGCCCATAGTTTTGCGTCTGTCTTTGAAAATGCAAGACCAAGAAATTTGGAATTTTCATCTCTCTTCATTTATCATTTATGGAAGGCtgtaaattctaacagaaaatttGACTTCTCTGTCCAACCATTATTTTTTGTTAGACTGAACAAGAAGAAATTTGCAGTCCCTACTGCAACAAAATTTGGATGTTTGTGTTTCTTTGTTGTTAAGCCTGTCATTCTCCAAACTTTGTTAGTATTTTTGTAGATTGATTTTATCTTCTACTTTTTTATTATTGTACCGCTTTTTTAATGTTttgcaaaattttaataattttcttattcttttttgaattttttaaaaataaagttattttGGTGTCACCATGCAGTTGCAGTTTCAACACCCTTCCCTCTTAACTTACCTTAAAAAAATTCCTTTTTTAATCATGAATAATAGAATTACTGTTCATACTTTTTTATTATTGTACCGCTTTTTTAATGTTttgcaaaattttaataattttcttattcttttttgaattttttaaaaataaagttattttGGTGTCACCATGCAGTTGCAGTTTCAACACCCTTCCCTCTTAACTTACCTTAAAAAAATTCCTTTTTTAATCATGAATAATAGAATTACTGTtcataatattaattaatgaaatctgGTGTATGCCTTGCATGTACTATCAAAGCAGCATTCAAATATAGCGCTGGTTTATCAGGTTTTAAAAATGCCATGTTCGGTCTTTACTAGGAAGAAGCTTATAGAATGCTCAAAAGagaagtttttttttcttttttttttttcggccGGGGGGGGGGGGAACCAGGCGAGAGATTTGGTTGGTGGGTTTTAAGGGTTTTAGAAGAATGCAAGTTCAATCAATTTGATTTTTTAGTTTCTTTCATTTTATGTTAAATACACCATGTTAGCATTCTCCACATTGTGTAGATTCAATTTCCTCGTTAAGTTGATTATTGATTTGATGAATGTTTTAAGGGTCTGTTTTCTTTAGATGATGTTGCTGTATATTGCTTGttcatgaatatttctttgtttatTTGGTTATTTCAAATTCCTTTAGATTAGCATTTTGTTTCCTGTATTGGGCTGTTAAAATATGACACAGATTGTTGGGCTTACTAAAGCTTTTACTATGCTTGCAACCGATGGTTTTAGCAATTTTGGTAAATGTTATCGTTAATAGTGATTTTAATTGTGTTTTTGATGATTATCTAGAGAGATTATAATAAAGGTACGGCAGGTCTTTGTTTTGTTGTAACTCTGGCTGTGAAGAGCTGTAAAGCTTTTTTTCCTTTGTGATCTGATGTATGGTCTATGTTCAGCATCTGCAAGTACCTTCATTTCAAAAGACATCTGCATTTGGTGTTTGTTTGATTTACAATTTCTGGGAATGTCTCTGTTGCTGGTTCAATATCTCAGATCTTTCTTTCTATAGGTTGCTGACATAGCAAAACATTGATTTCTAGTTTATTGAATTTGAGGAGACTTTGAAGGACATCTGGACAGGAAAGAGAGACTGATGTGGTTACGTTGTGCAAAACCCTTTTGCCACATAGAGGCGTTGAGAAAATCTTCTAAATCTCCATGGATTTTTTTGTCTTTGTTCTCTTGTTCAGACATTCCTCACACAAAAGCAAAGTGTGCCCCTTTACAGGTCTGCCATTCCATTTGTTTTTCCCTAGTTCTCACATTTTTACTCCCCAACACCTTTGCACAACTCTGCATAACCATTTCTTGATTTTTACTACTTGTTCATCTTAGTAATTGGATATTGGGGGCTATTTGTAGGAAACCAGAATGAGAGATCGGTTTATGCTAAATGCTAAGGGAGGTGATGGTGGCAATGGTTGTTCCAGCTTTCGCCATAGTCGGCATGATCGCCATGGCAGACCTGATGGTATGTTTATGTTCTAGATCAATTTTTATAATCATCATTAAGTATGATGGTGTGATATTAAAAACCAAGTTTGGTACAATATTATCATGGTTATTTTCTTTGATGACCATTTCTCTAGTTTCTCCATCTTCATACTGAGTTCAAAATTTTCCtttcatcataatttatttccATCGAACTTCATAAATGTAGTTTATTATTGCTAATGGTGACTAAGAGCAAGTAGATTAAAATTTGTGAAATAGTGTTTCTGGTGGTATTCTGGTTCATTGTGGATTCAAAATGCAGGTGGAAATGGTGGAAGAGGTGGTGATGTGATTTTACAGTGCTCCCCTGCAATCTGGGACTTTAGTGGTTTGCACCATCATGTTGTATGTAGTCCTTACCTTTCCAATACTTTTCCAATACTATTAGTACTGTTGCATTGAGACGCTCAAGCTTTACTGATGTTCTACAGAATGCAGGAAAAGGGGGTCATGGAGCTTCGAAGAGTATGATAGGAACTCGAGGGGAAGATAAGGTTAGTATTTATAAGTTCTATAAGACTGCAAGAGTTTATGATGCCTTCTGTTGTTTGGCAGTTTATCTACCCATGAGTGTATGGTTGTTCATTGAAAACTCTTGTCTAGTAGGTTGTCCGAGTTCCTGTCGGCACTGTAATTCATCTTTTGAAGGGTGAACTTCCATCTGCTATTAAAAACTGTTCCAAAACAGACTTAGACCCCTGGGAACTTCCAGGCACTCTCCATACTGATCAATTAGAATCTCACCAGCAATCTGTCTCTAAGAGCACATacgtagaaaaagaagttgagcCATTGGATATTACTGGTGGCTCATCAGCTCAAGCTAAAGGAACTGCAGAGGAATTTGCAAGCACGAAAGCCATTCAAGCAGATTCAGCAGGTGTGGAACATATACACTATGATGTTGCAGAGTTAACAAAACCAGGTCAGCAAATAATTGTTGCTCGAGGAGGGGAGGGTGGTTGGGGTAATGTGTCTTCTCCATATGTTTCAAAGAAGGCTAAGTTTGGTAAGCCTGGAGTCAATAGGGATAATGCCTTTGATCCTGAAATGTCCAGTGAGGATCAGTCCTGCCTTAGCTGTGGTTTGCCTGGCTCAGAGGCTGTTCTTGTATTGGAACTGAAAAGCATTGCTGATGTGGGCCTTGTTGGAATGCCAAATGCTGGTAAAAGTACTCTTTTGGGAGCTTTATCCAGGGCAAAACCTAGGGTAGGTCATTATGCCTTCACGACTCTTAGACCAAATTTAGGTAAACTGAAGTTTGATGACTTCTCAATCACAGTGGCTGATATTCCAGGACTCATAAAGGGTGCTCATGAGAATCGTGGACTTGGACATGCTTTCCTACGGCACATAGAACGTACTAAGGTTTTGGCTTATGTGCTAGACTTGGTTGCTGGATTAGATGGTAGAAAGGGATTTCCACCATGGGAACAATTGAAAGATTTAGTTTTAGAGCTTGAGCATCATCAAGATGGCCTGTCTGATCGGCCATCCTTGGTTGTGGCGAATAAAATTGATGAGGCAGGGGCTGAAGAAGTGTATGAAGAATTGAAAAGAAGAGTTCAGGGTGTTTCTATATATCCAGTATGTGCTGTCTTGGAGGAAGGGGTACCAGAACTGAAAGCTGGTCTTAGGATGCTTATGGATAGTGGAAATTTGCAGAGACTTAGTCTAGATAAAATTGATTGTTCATGATAAATTTGATAGAAGATACTAATTCTGTTTAT carries:
- the LOC110660160 gene encoding probable GTP-binding protein OBGM, mitochondrial, with amino-acid sequence MWLRCAKPFCHIEALRKSSKSPWIFLSLFSCSDIPHTKAKCAPLQETRMRDRFMLNAKGGDGGNGCSSFRHSRHDRHGRPDGGNGGRGGDVILQCSPAIWDFSGLHHHVNAGKGGHGASKSMIGTRGEDKVVRVPVGTVIHLLKGELPSAIKNCSKTDLDPWELPGTLHTDQLESHQQSVSKSTYVEKEVEPLDITGGSSAQAKGTAEEFASTKAIQADSAGVEHIHYDVAELTKPGQQIIVARGGEGGWGNVSSPYVSKKAKFGKPGVNRDNAFDPEMSSEDQSCLSCGLPGSEAVLVLELKSIADVGLVGMPNAGKSTLLGALSRAKPRVGHYAFTTLRPNLGKLKFDDFSITVADIPGLIKGAHENRGLGHAFLRHIERTKVLAYVLDLVAGLDGRKGFPPWEQLKDLVLELEHHQDGLSDRPSLVVANKIDEAGAEEVYEELKRRVQGVSIYPVCAVLEEGVPELKAGLRMLMDSGNLQRLSLDKIDCS